The Molothrus ater isolate BHLD 08-10-18 breed brown headed cowbird chromosome 9, BPBGC_Mater_1.1, whole genome shotgun sequence genome includes a region encoding these proteins:
- the LOC118689559 gene encoding cytochrome P450 4A6-like yields MASLLDNITRPSAALLQLSVLLGAAFVLLKVLQFYWERKKLIKALEAFPGPPKHWLYGHNHLLKSENFLHQVVSWGEEYPYAFPRWFGPVEPSIIIHHPEYAKTILGRADPKASAVYKLLVPWIGKGLLILEGSKWFQHRKMLTPAFHYDVLKSYVTLMSDSVKVMLDKWDKRITERRSVELFQDVSLMTLDSIMKCAFSFNSNCQTQSNSNYYIRAVFDLSYLLSDRIRNFPFKVAFYNFTRNGRAFQDACKLAHTHTDQVIKERKVLLSNEKEFEKIQKKKHLDFLDILLCSKDENGVGLSDEDLRAEVDTFMFEGHDTTASGISWLFYCMSLHPEHQQRCREEIQGILGDRDTIEWEDLGKMTYTTMCIKESLRLFPPVAGVSRELSKPVTFPDGRSLPAGCQVGLSIFAIHRNRDVWEDPEVFDPLRFSPEKSAQRHSHAFMPFSAGSRNCIGQQFAMNELKVALALTLQRFELYPDPSKLPIMIPQIVLRSSNGIHLHLKKIF; encoded by the exons ATGGCATCTCTGCTGGACAACATAACCAGACCttctgctgccctcctgcagctgtctgtgctgcttggtgcagcctttgtgctgctgaaggtGCTCCAGTTCTACTGGGAGCGGAAGAAGCTCATCAAAGCTCTGGAGGCATTCCCTGGCCCCCCGAAACACTGGCTCTATGGCCACAATCACCTG ttaaaatctgaaaattttttACACCAAGTAGTGTCATGGGGAGAAGAATATCCCTATGCCTTTCCCAGATGGTTTGGACCAGTCGAGCCATCTATAATCATTCACCATCCTGAATATGCCAAAACCATACTTGGCCGAGCAG ATCCCAAGGCTAGTGCAGTCTACAAACTCCTAGTTCCCTGGATTG GGAAGGGACTGCTGATCTTGGAAGGAAGCAAATGGTTCCAGCACAGGAAGATGCTCACCCCAGCCTTTCACTACGATGTGCTGAAATCTTACGTGACCCTGATGTCAGACTCAGTCAAAGTGATGCTG GATAAATGGGACAAGAGGATCACAGAGAGGAGGTCAGTGGAGCTCTTTCAGGATGTCAGCTTGATGACACTAGACAGCATCATGAAATGTGCCTTCAGCTTTAATTCCAACTGTCAGACTCAGAG CAACTCCAACTATTATATTAGAGCTGTTTTTGACCTGAGCTACCTCCTGAGCGATAGGATCCGGAATTTTCCCTTCAAGGTTGCCTTCTACAACTTCACTCGCAATGGCCGCGCGTTTCAGGACGCCTGCAAGCTGGCCCATACCCACACAG ATCAggtaataaaagaaagaaaggtgtTGCTCTCCAATGAGAAGGAGTTTGAAAAGATCCAGAAGAAGAAGCACCTGGATTTTCTGGACATTCTTCTTTGTAGCAAG GATGAGAATGGAGTTGGACTGTCCGATGAGGACCTGCGTGCTGAGGTGGACACCTTCATGTTTGAGGGCCATGACACGACAGCCAGTGGCATCTCCTGGCTCTTCTACTGCATGTCACTGCACCCTGAGCACCAGCAGCGCTGCAGGGAGGAGATCCAGGGCATCCTGGGGGACAGAGACACCATTGAGTG GGAGGATCTTGGGAAGATGACCTACACCACGATGTGCATCAAAGAGAGCCTACGCCTGTTCCCGCCCGTTGCTGGTGTGTCCCGAGAGCTCTCCAAACCCGTGACATTTCCTGATGGACGCAGCTTGCCAGCAG gCTGCCAGGTTGGATTGAGCATATTTGCTATTCACAGGAACCGGGATGTGTGGGAGGACCCTGAG GTTTTTGATCCCCTGAGGTTTTCTCCAGAGAAGTCAGCACAGAGGCACTCCCATGCTTTCATGCCTTTCTCTGCTGGATCCAG gaacTGCATTGGGCAGCAGTTTGCCATGAATGAGCTGAAGGTGGCCCTGGCATTGACCCTGCAGCGCTTTGAGCTCTACCCAGACCCATCCAAGCTTCCCATAATGATACCACAGATCGTCCTCAGGTCCAGCAATGGGATACACCTGCATTTGAAGAAGATTTTCTGA